Genomic DNA from Pongo abelii isolate AG06213 chromosome 22, NHGRI_mPonAbe1-v2.0_pri, whole genome shotgun sequence:
TTCCCTCATTCCTTTGAGCACACTTGGCCCTGCGTCTCTATGAAAGGGCTTGTTTGAACCATTCGGAACATCCAGCAAGCCAGAGATGCTGAGGCCAGAACCGCTCGCATCTTTTCAGGCTGCCTGAGACTCTGGGTTAAACTGCCAAATTTTTGCAACAAAACTAACCATGACATTGGACATTGTGTTATAAATTAGCCACAGCCTTCCAAGCAAATTGTCTCTTTTTATTGTATCAGTGTAAGCCTTGGAAACATTTGGCTTCAGCTACTACCTTCAGGGAGGCTCAGAGGATATTTTTGTTCTGCCCCAAACCAACTCTTCAGACACCGAGTTGCATGTGCTAATACCCATATCTTCATTCACAGTTATTCTTATCACACTCCCTCTGCGAACCTCTGTCAGTTATGTTCTATTTCTCTGCCTCCCATCCACCAACCTGCTTTCAAGTTTTGATGTGGCAGAAACTCTCTGAacatctataaaacaaacaatGCATTTCTCTTTTAGAATGCATTTCACAATGATTATGTGAAACTTCTTGTAAAGAATAGTTCATTTCACATATACAGTCAGAGATATTAAAACGCATGTTTATTAGCAATGTGTAGAATTTTATTGTTTGGTGCTCACAGAAGCAATGTAAATTTCCAAATCTGTTAGGTCACtctgagagtgtatgtgttgtgtggggagagagggcatgCCCATCTGTTTGAGCTATGTCACCAAAAGCTATATCAAGATTTTTAATTAGGCTGAgagtggtggttcacgcctgtaatcccagcactttggaggccaaggcgggtggatcacttcaggtcaggagtttgagaccagcctggccaccatggcgaaaccctgtctctactaaaaatacaaaaaattagctgggcatggtggcagatacctgtaatcccagctactcggaaggctgaggcacaagaatcatttgaacctgggaggcagaggttgcagtgagtgagattgcaccactccactgcactcccgcctgggtgacagagtgagattctgtttcaggaaaaaaaaaagaaaaaagaaaaaaaaaaaaacacttttaattaAAAGGAAACCCCCGAAATACACAGTTGatcatttattttcctatttttttcttacacacacacacacacacacacacacacacacacgcatcacAGGACAAATTTAGGCTCAGAAATAACCTTAAGTAATAAACTGTATTAAGCCACAatgccatttattaaaaataaaataaaccttcttataatatttgcaaaatacaacCCATGACATTCGATAATCTTGAGTGTTGTCATCAGAACCAAGAACACTGTATTACTGCCTATGTCCTTCCACATTGAAAATAAGGACAACTGTGACAACTATATTGCATTGTACACAACAACTACACAACACTGTAAGCAACAATAAACATTGTGTCAGTTTACAACAACTTGTTTAACTTGTATTCTCTGTCAAAGTGAGCAAAActcattttctttcacattttcccaGCAGGAATCTGTATTTAACCTGAACTGCTTCTAAGTGTGACTGAGACTCTGGTGGGCTGGTCCCAGATGAGATGGGATCAAGCATCCCCAAGGAGTCCTCCCTGTCCAAGAACAACTACCAAAGGGTAATCCATTTACTCTTCCCCGATTTTCTGTCTCTACTACTACTCTCCTCTAACCAGAAAGAAGAAACGTAGAACAAAGCTAAGGGCTACTCTCTTTGCAGCTCCTTCCCTGACCTTTGTGTTCCAGGAAGAGTTATATTTGGATGGGATGGGGGCACCTGATATGTGGCAAACAACGGACAAGGCTGCCACTTCTCCTAGAGACAGTGTGAATATCAACACCTACTGGGTAATTTAAATTTTCCAAAGAATATTGACCTTCTTAGAAGTAAGTAGCACTTTAAAAAGTGAACTTCATTATTCCATTAGAGGTCTAAGCTCTAGCCAGTTAAGCAGCACATTTTAGCAGCTGTTTACACTCTGCTGGCCTTCTGCAAGAGGACAGTTTTGCGCAGGACAACAGGGGGCTTCACAGCAGTACACCCCATCTCTGTTCTTACAGAGGAGAGGGATGGTGCTACATCTGAAACACACTCACACATCACTGAGGCTTTGAGTCCCCAGTGTCTGCCATTTCCAAGGTCCAAGCTTCTTGACCCAAAGCAAGAGTAGATGGCAGGGACAGGGGAATGGGCAGGAGACACTAGGTTTCTAcacaaggaaaaggaaatctgAGGCACACACCTCTGCAGAGTGAAAGGAatcaccaacacacacacacaagccccTTTAGGCAAAGAAAAGAGCGGTTGTTACGGTGGACACAAGTTGCTCCCCAAGCATGTCCTCAATGTGGGAGGCCGCAGCAGCTGCCTCCCCTTGAGACAGACCCCGGGGCCCGTGCCAGCAGCCACAGTAACTGGCTGGCCCTTGCCAGCTGTCACACTTTGCATGCCACTGCTTCAGCCTAGCACAAGGGACCATCCAAGTCACCAGCTCCAACCAGCCCCAAATCccgtgcccaggctggagctgaaTGGCCACCCAGAACCCTCTTCTAGGGCCCTCTACCAAGGCACTGAAATATACAGCATATCCAGTTGACAGTATCCTTGGCTGGGGGAGAGAGAAGTTTTCCAAGGAGGAGATGAGGTGAGACTTAGGTCTAAAGAAAACCCTCAGGGACACCCACAGGAAAGAGGGGTGCTTCTAGGTGGGAAAAGCAGCATGTGTGTGTTTCCATCTCTTTGATTCCTGGGTGCCCGTTCCTGTGGGTGGGAAATGGGGAGCGTACAAGTTAGGCAACTGGCCAAGGCTTTAGATTTTATCTTCCCCATTCACTTCCTCTTTCTGCTGGCAGGGTAAGACCCTAGGGGCCCCACCTAGGCTGTGTGCAGGGGAGGAAGCCGATGAGGGATGTCACCAGGGCCTGCCCCAATCTGGCACCTCAGCTACAGGACAGAGGGTCCTGACAGTAAGGGTGGCATTGCCAAAGAGGCTGGAGCAGGGTTTATGGTGGCAGGATTCTGGGTACACTCTCTTGGGGAACATGGCTGGAACCCACCAACTCATCAATATTGGCACGGTCAAGGCTGGCCCCTCCATCCTTATACCCAGTCCCCAACCCGCCCCATCATGGCCCCCTCCTGGGCTTCCTGGAAGCCTGGTTCTGCTGGAGGGAATTCAGGAAGCCAGTCTTTGGTGGGGCCGCTCTGCCTGTCCTGTCTGAAGGCACAGAGCAATCTACTGCCTTCTGGGAGCCTCAGTTATATCATGGACATCAAGGGATCAAAAATGCCCAGCTCACAGGGGCCCCATGAGAACCAAACGTAAAAAGTGTCTGTAAAAATGATTTGAAAGCAAGCTGCTTTAACAGAAGGTGAAATGATTAGTGAGGTGTTCAACTTAATTGCTTGAAACATTCAAGACTATtcccttgttctctctctctccttcctgcttAGTATGGTTCTGCTTAAGCACTCAGCTCCTTCCTGCCAAggcttccctctctctcccaaaGTGGGGCCCCCAGCACCATGTCCATGTCAGGCCAGGCCCCTCTGAGAGGCAGGAGATCTTACCAGGTTCCTTCCCTCTCTATAAAACCTTTAGGAAAATGCTTGGGTTAGAGCATTGCCAAGAGTTTGTGCATTTAAGGGATGAGCCTCTGAGCTAAGGGAGATTTCAGACCATCTTTAGAGACCTCCAGGACACACAGtaagtgccaagcactgtgctaggcttcGGGAGGATGCAAAAATGAACAGGGTCCCTACCGTAAAACAATCATAGCCAAATGCAGAGATGGTATCCACATAACACAATAGGCTACGAAGAAATCCTATCAATGGTTTGCCAAGAGTCatgaaaggaggaagaggagaaatcaccaaagcttccagaagaaagcaAGGTTGGAGCTGAACCTGAGGCATAGGCAGGATGCTACAGGCAGAGCTGGGGGTCAGAAGCAAAGATCAGAGTGAACCCATGTGGCAAATATTGGTGGAAGAAAACCAGAACAAAGCAGCCCTGAAACCAGCAAGCACAGACACCAAAATGCCCTCTTCCCCAGGACATTGACAAGTTATAGTAGCATGCACTGGTGCTGGGGGCAGAAAATGTCCATAGACACCAAGTAATGCTATTTTATTTGGCAAATAAAATGATTCATTCCCACCCTCAACCGATAGGACTatgtgggtgttttgttttgtttctaataaGAGGCCAATTTCTGAGTGACTTTTTCTTAAGCAAATGTCAAGTTGCTGATAGATCATCCCCTTCGGGGAGGAGAGGAACACGACCCAAAGGCTCCTTTGTCCCTAAAGACCTTTCAGTCAGAGAGATGGGGAAGGAGGTTGGGAGTGGCAGGGAGGAAACATGCTAATGCTACTTGTCATTTAGTCCAGAAATTTAGTGACCTGAACCTGGCaggaaattatgtattttaaggaaaaaaaaatgatacactcattttcatagcagcataattcacaacAACcaaaagcaccccaaatatccatccacgaatgaatggataaaccaaatgtggtatatccatatactggaatattattcagccttgaaaaggaagaaacttctgatacatgctacaacatggataaaccttgaagacagtatgctaagtgaaagaagccagtcactaaAAGACAAGTGCTGTATGAGTCTACTTATATGAGGGACCTAGAGTAgaacaaattcatagagacagaacaGAAGGGTGAATTCCAGGAgctgggggggggggcgggggaagtggggagttgtttaatgggtggAGTTTCAGGGTTGCAAgttgaaaagagttctggagattggttgcacaacaatgtgaatttaATTTAAATCAATTTAATGTGCACACTAATGCATATAACATTACTGAACAGTACTCTAAACATAAgacggtaaattttatgttatgaatGTGTgatcacagtttaaaaaaaaatatggggGAGGTTGTTTTTGAGTAGACAGTTGCTGGAGGAAGGCACATGAGTTGCAGCCTGACCAGTGCGACCAGTCCTCCTTCAACAGCCCCGCTTGCCTTGAAAAGGCGCCCTTACTTCGCTCAGGGGGCCTGTCCCGCGCGGCTGGCACAGGCGCTCACAATAACCTCCTAGAGCGGTGCCAGCCGCACCTCCGCGCGGCCCCGGCACAAGCAGCCAATGAACACGCGGCTGCGCCCGGCCTCGCGCCTCCATTGGCTGCGCCCCGCCACCCGCTGCCCCGCAGGTTCCCAAGCCGGGTTTAAAGGGGTAGGGCGCGGGCCAGGGCCCCACCATCGGTTCCCCGCGCGCAGGTCCGCGGGGAGGGGCGGCCTGCCGACCGGCCCACCCCGGGGCGTTCCTGAAGGGCGTCGTCGGCCGCCCCCACCGCCTCCCAGATGTACTATGCGGTTTCCCAGGCGCGCGTGAACGCGGTCCCCGGGACCATGCTACGGCCACAGCGGCCCGGAGACTTGCAGCTCGGGGCCTCCTTCTACGAGCTGGTGGGCTACAGGCAGccgccctcctcctcctcctcctccacctcctccacttcctcctcctccacgaCGGCCCCCCTCCTCCCCAAGGCTGCGCGCGAGAAGCCGGAGGCGCCGGCCGAGCCTCCAGGCCCCGGGCCCGGGTCCGGCGCGCACCCGGGCGGCAGCGCCCGGCCAGACGCCaaggaggagcagcagcagcagctgcggCGCAAGATCAACAGCCGCGAGCGGAAGCGCATGCAGGACCTGAACCTGGCCATGGACGCGCTGCGCGAGGTCATCCTGCCCTACTCAGCCGCGCACTGCCAGGGCGCGCCCGGCCGCAAGCTCTCCAAGATCGCCACGCTGCTGCTCGCCCGCAACTACATCCTACTGCTGGGCAGCTCGCTGCAGGAGCTGCGCCGCGCGCTGGGCGAGGGCGCCGGGCCCGCTGCGCCGCGCCTGCTGCTGGCCGGGCTGCCCCTGCTCGCCGCCGCGCCCGGCTCCGTGCTGCTGGCGCCCGGCGCCGTAGGACCCCCCGACGCGCTGCGCCCCGCCAAGTACCTGTCGCTGGCGCTGGACGAGCCGCCGTGCGGCCAGTTCGCGCTCCCCGGCGGCGGCGCAGGCGGCCCCGGCCTCTGCACCTGCGCCGTGTGCAAGTTCCCGCACCTGGTGCCGGCCAGCCTGGGCCTGGCCGCCGTGCAGGCGCAGTTCTCCAAGTGAGGGCCGGCCTGGGCCTGGGGCGCGACCTCGGCCCGGCCTCCCTCCGCTCAGCTTCTCCGCGCCCCTGCTCCCTGCGTCTGGGAGAGCGAGGCCGAGCAAGGAGAGCATTTCGAAACTTCCAGTCCAGAGGAAGGGACTGTCGGGCAcccccttccctgcccccacccctgggACGTTAAAGTGACCAGAGCGGATGTTCGATGGTGCCTCGGGGCAGTTTGGGGTTCTGGGTCGGTTCCAGCAGCTTTAGGCAGAAAGTGCTCACTCTCACCCAGCACATCTCTCTCCTTGTCCCTGGAGTTGCGCGCTTCGCGGGGCCGATGTAGAATTTAGGGCGCCGTGCCGTGGTTGGCGCGCCCCGGGTGCAGCGAGAGGCCATCCCCGAGCGCGACCTCCCCGGAGCGGAGCAGGCCGGCTCACAGTACTAGGGGCTGCGCTCGAGCAGTGGCGGGGGCGGAGGGGTGGAtggttcttttccttctcctcggCCAGAGGCCACGGGCGCCCTTGTTGCCGCCAGCCAGGTCCTATCAAAGGAGGCTGCCGGACCTCAAGAAGCAGAAAAAGACCAGTTAGGCGGCGTAGACGGTCTGGGACGTGGCAGACGGACGGACCCTCGGCGGACAGGTGGTCGGCGTCGGGGTGCGGTGGGTAGGGGCGAGGACAACGCACGGTGCGCTGGGTTGGGACATGGGTCCGCTTTTGTAGACCAGCTGTTTGGAGAGCTGTATTTAAGACTCGCGTATCCAGTGTTTTGTCGCAGAAGAGTTTTCGCTCTTAAATCCTGGGGGTTTCTTAGAAAGCAGCTTAGAACTCGAGATTCACCTTTCGTCTCCCTTTCCCCAAAAGTAGCGTAACCAACATTTAAGCTTGCTTAAAAACGAAAACCAACCGCCTTGCATCCAGTGTTCCCGATTTACTAAAATAGGTAACCAGGCGTCTCACAGTCGCCGTCCTGTCAAGATCGCTAATTAACGTTCTCATTAACACGCAGGAGGACCGGGAGCCCTGAACCGCCCGCCGCTCGGCGGATCCCAGCTGCGGTGGCGACGGCGGGAAGGCGCTTTCCGCTGTTCCTTAGCGGGCCGGGCCCTTGACCAGCGCGGCCCGCAGGTCTTCCTTCTCGCGGTCTTGCGGTTGAAGAGCTACATACGTAGTCAGTTTCGATTTGTTACAGACGTTAACAAATTCCTTTACCCAAGGTTATGCTATGACCTTTCCGCAGTTTGCTTTGATTTTCTATGTTTAAGGTTTTGGTTTTTGGTAGTAGCTGAATTTAACTGGCACTTTATTTTACTTCTAACCTTGTTTCCTGACGCTGTAcagaatcaacaaaataaaacatttaaagtctgattttttacattttttgtctgATTTGTTTGGTAATAAAAAAAAGTCCTTATATGCTAGTGGATTTAGAACCTCGGGGTGAAGGTAGGTAGGTAAATGACCGGGGTCCCaggttttaaaatgtgacttcCTGATTTGTAAAATAATCCAATGAACAGGCAACTGTAGTTCAAGTTCAGGCATCCATGGGAAATGTGAGGATTATAGGTAAGTGGGTGGGTGGGATAGAGAATGGgatagagaagggagagaggcaaTTCCAGGAATTCATTCTTTGCCAAGCTTCAGGCATAGGTCTCTTTTAACTACAACTTCATCCGCTGGAAAATTGGTTAAGCAATACCTTTATCATAAAATTGTAGCTCAACATCTTTCCAGGATATCCACCTTTTCTATATCCTTGGACAGAAGCTTAACACCACACAAGTATGAGCTTCCCGCTGCTGCACCCACCTACCCCTTATTTAAATCAGGTTGGAATTGTCTTCACCTAAGAGGTGAAGAAAGCTCTTCTGTCTGTTTGGTGCTGTTAAAAAGAATTTGGAAGGCTGACCTGCTCACATTGCAATAATGAAACACTGCATAATTATTAATGAAACCCAACCACTGTTTAATGTATGGGAGTAGTAGAGAAGTAGCGTCCCCTTTAACCTGAGGAAAATTAAAACCCAGAGACAACTTACTCAATTTTATCCGTGATGGTTTATCTGAGGCATATATACGTTTAGAGAAAAGGAGCACCACTttggaggtgggggaaggaggtgggaggtggctggagaGATGGCATTGCCCAGCTACCATGCTGTGTCTATTTCCTTAAGGAGAAGTCAGAAGAGGGCATGGGAGAAGGTGCTCTGTGCACCGACTCATTCCAAAAGAGGATTTCTCATGCTTCCCAGACTCTACCACCAGCAAAGTCACCAGCTTTTATAAAAAGTAGATTTGAACTCTGGCCTTCTGTTTATTCAGTGCCTTTCCTTGCTTACCTTATATCTTGGCAAGGGGCagggaaaaaactgaaaatcaatgaaatcaaaagcaaatcAGGTTCTCCTTGAAACAAAAATACTTCTAAGGGATTAGAAACAAACAATTTCTCCCACAGTCCAACACCAGCACCTAGATGCCACTGTCATTCCAGACATCATCTCTAAAAGGAGCGCAAAGCTACAGGGCAGAAAATGGGTCTGCCCATCTCTACCTGTAAATGGGAACAAGCTGCCCATGCCTTATAGGAAAAGTAACACTatatgtgtgtgatttttttttttatttaaccaaGAAAATCACAGCCTATCATGCTTTTCAGAAGGGCCAAAGGCTATAAACAAATTTAACAAGGATACACAGGGCTGTTTCAGATGCCATCAAAATACTTATCTGCCTGCACATAGCGTGTTTTTGGCCATTGTGCCAAGCAAGATTAGCAGACTTGCTCTATATAAGGAGTTTACATCCTAAAAAACAGTACCAGCAAGCAATGAAGAGTCCTGTAGGATGAAACAGGTAAAAGGTAATTATATACAGTGTCTACAATGCAAAGTCAGACTGCTCAGCATCTGTCTATGGCAGGGCAGTGTATTCTGCATGCAGAGTTTAAGCTTAGACATGTGTGTTCTAGAGCATGGAACTGCTTTTAGAAATCTTCAGTGCTATGTCACACCAGCAAAGGAGCTAGCTGAATTGTCCACCATACTTGATTTTAGCTGGAGTGGGCTTTGTTCAGAAGGAACAAGTGTAAGCTAGCCTTTGAAGGGGTTGGGACAGCTGGGAGGGTCTTAGTAAGTTTCCTCGAGAAAGGCTCTCTAAGACCTCAGAAGCAAGATGAGAAGGAACCCACGGCTCGCTGCCAAAAAAGTTCCCTGCATCCAGCCAACCACCAAAGTGGGGTCCCGGCAATTAGAGTAAACTGAACCCAATGGGAAAATACACAAGGCCCTGAGgaattatattgttatatatattgGAGTCCAGGTGAGCAATCAGTAAATAGAGAACAGAATCAATACACGATGGGATTTGCCTAGCCCGCAGTGATGGTCTACTTACAGATGTTCTCCTCTAAGGGAAACTGATGACACTAGACATAAAAATGTAACCTTGTGACATATATAGCTTAGAGGGTAAGTGGCTCCTTCAAGGAAGAGGCTCCTCTCGAATCACGGAAAATATTTCCACTTACTGAAGTTTAGAAGATGAACAACAGTGTTTCCATGTTGCACTCCGCTTTAAGGTGTTTGGTCTTTCCTGAATGCTTAGGTACGCAGGTGAGGCTGGGTACAAGACAGCCTCAGCCTGCTAACTAGACCCCCTGGAGCCTCCTGTTGTGTTGAGGAAGCCAGCCAGGAAAAAAAGGGGCTTTTCTTTCTGCCATGGAAGGATACCTGATGAACTTGCCAAGAGCAAGGTGATGGTTGGGAAGAGTCATTCAATTGACACTTTTGCCACCTGGGTATACAGAGCATTTACTAGGAAAGTATATTTCCCTCAGAAggtattttcctgcttcttcacTGCCTCTTCCCTCTTCTGCACACACAATAAATATTCCATAAGAAGATTACCACATTCACTGAAGTAGGCTCACAAAGCAATGGGGTGAAAAATGCCATGTTTTTCAAAAACATGAATTCACTTTTATCCAGCAGATTTTTAGTTGTGGGGAAAGACGTTAGAAATACTGTTTCCAAGTAAGATCCAGTTAATGTGCAAAACTGGAGTAGCAAGATATTCCTCAAAACCTGCACACAATCTAGTCTCGTTATTTAAGGAGACATTGGAAAATCGTTCTTAAGGCAGTTCCCATTCTGTCATTTTTAACTAAGCCCAGCGTAAAAGCTGACATGCCTGAAAAGAAACCAGACCACATTCTTTCTGCTCACACGGGATTAGGAGCTCTCTGCAaactctcctccttccctcctgctgCTGTTGACAGGCCAGGCTCTGAGCTCAGGACAAGGAGCTGAATATTCCAAGTCCTTAAACGCTACAGGCTGCATgacacttttgtgtgtgtgtggtgggggggtggggaatGCCTTGATTGAAAGCAAAAAGAATGCATTTTACATCCATGCTAAGCCTTCTGCAGTGACCACAGAGGACAGAGCACGCAAGTAGGCCACTACCTGGGACAAAGGCTGCAGGTACAAAATCATATCTGAGTCTCATTAATGCTGGCAGGCAAAGGCACTTGCAAATCAtccattctctcttctccttaCTGAATAAGGCAACCGAGGCCCAGGATGGTCGGGAACCACAGTCAAAGCCACACAGGTGGTCAGAGGCAGCAATGCCAGGGACTAGCGCCTGCTTTGGGGAAGCACAGGCTGCTTCCTTGGTCTGTCCTGGTGAGACAAGGAATGGGAATCCCGACAGGAGGTCCCCACCCAGAGCTGAGCATGTTCTTCTgcgccgccccccgccccccccccccgcccccccgccccggAAAATCTCGGTCCTCTGGTCTCTTCCAGCCTCTCTGCTCAGCCTGTGGGCTGGCCCTGCTGGTGGCATCCAGGAGAGATAGGCTCAGGACAAATCCCTTGCTGGCTGACCTGACCGCAGTTGAGTCACCTGAACTTTCTCGGCAGCCTCGCCCCCTAGCCCCAAGAGAGGCCCAGACTGGTGACAGCGAGTGGCAGAGGCAAGGCCACCTCTGTGAGGGATCCTCTGACGGTTGCAGGTTTGTCATTCGAGTTTCTGAAAGTGAGCAATCAGACGGCTGACAGACAAGGGCAGCGGGGTGCGAGGAGAAAACAGCTTCTGAAGGCACAGCTTCAGAGACTTTCTCCTCCTGGCTGCCTCAGTGTTTTCACGTGGACACTAGACATTCTGACCCTGCTGGAACCTGTGTCAACGTCGTCGGCATCTTTTTGCTGAGTGTTTTTCATGGACACGAGTGATTCTCCAACAGGCCCTTCTGCAGCGGTGGCCTGAAATAGAGGACAGatgcccctgacaggccctgtaCCTGGAGCACCAGTCCAAGGCAAGCCATGGGGTGCAGGAAACAGGCTCCCAGCACTGGGATTCAGTAAGGGCTGTTGTGTCCCAGAAGCTTCTAAGTAATGTGGGTAGCTGCTTAGAGAATGCCAAAGTCATAGGACCAGGAGACTTCAAAATCATAAGAGCAGATGAGAAGACTCCTCTGTgaggttaaaaagaaagaaaaaagaaaagccaactcACCTGGGGGCAGGCAGGTGGGAAGGAGAAGCTACTCTGCAGAAATGACAGAGCATtactactagaaataaaaataacaatggtGCTGATAAGAGCTCATTGTGTTATCGGGCACCAAGCAGGGTTgtaagcattttacatgcatgCTTTCATTTTGTAGGCACcagcattatccccattttacagatgagaaaacagaaacgTGAAGATACAGAGACAGAAGAAGCTGAAGCCAGTTCAGGGAAGTCGTTagcagccagacacagaaagaaatgaGGCTCTGTCTAGAAGAAAGAGAACCCCCCAAGGGTTGTCCTCTCTGTCATTGCTGTAATGTGGAGAGAGGTcattttccttcctcccctcagCTCTTGGGGCAAGGCTGGGACACCCCACCTGTACCCCAGTGCCTGCCCCATGTCTGGCTGTGGCTGCTTCTGTTCATTGCATGTCTAACTAATGCATGATCCAGGCGTCAACATCTCGTcactctctgtctcctctttctTGAGCCTGAGACCATGGGGTCATTCTTTTAGGTCATTTCacttttagctttcttttttttgtttcactttttcatttttatctgatttttatttccaaaatttccAGACCTGGTGGAGCCTGATCTAAGAATGTCACTAGTGAGATGTCAGGGATTGCGGATGGGGCAGAAGGGAGGCTTCACGCAGCCCGCACTCTTCAAGACATACATGGTCCTCGTCCCGATCACCACTGAGTGTTacaggtaagaaaataaaaaccctaaaCTCCTCAGACAGTGATCATTAGGTGTCATTCTGTTCAAATCTTAAAAAATAGTTTGAGCAGATGAAGAATCAGTAAAGAAAGCTTGGAGGtg
This window encodes:
- the OLIG1 gene encoding oligodendrocyte transcription factor 1, whose translation is MYYAVSQARVNAVPGTMLRPQRPGDLQLGASFYELVGYRQPPSSSSSSTSSTSSSSTTAPLLPKAAREKPEAPAEPPGPGPGSGAHPGGSARPDAKEEQQQQLRRKINSRERKRMQDLNLAMDALREVILPYSAAHCQGAPGRKLSKIATLLLARNYILLLGSSLQELRRALGEGAGPAAPRLLLAGLPLLAAAPGSVLLAPGAVGPPDALRPAKYLSLALDEPPCGQFALPGGGAGGPGLCTCAVCKFPHLVPASLGLAAVQAQFSK